A region from the Mucilaginibacter sp. CSA2-8R genome encodes:
- a CDS encoding family 43 glycosylhydrolase: MPIQNIIKLRLALIITLFTLCSTRQLTAQVGKPFIHDPSTITACDGKYYTFGTRGGGLISADGWTWNPGAERPGGGAAPDVVKIGDRFLVVYGETGGGLGGGHNGKILTMWNKTLDPKSPDFKYSQPVVVASSDGLEDNDAIDPGLLLDPKDGRLWLSYGTYFGFIRLIELDPRTGMRKAGNKSINIAIDCEATDLIYQDGWYYLLGTHGTCCDGANSTYNIVVGRSRKVTGPYLDNVGRDMLKGGGKMVLAAGSRLIGPGHFGRIVQENGVQKMSCHYEADLDQSGRSVLGIRPLLWKNGWPVAGNNFKEGTYEIESERRGYALELGVDFVRMSGGMRRPDRDADEPVKPVPPQELADVLNTWPTGNINVRTGDYMHRPHQQWTIQAVPGAGGYLGAPYYKIIITGTERALAATAEAEVVTVPSFTGAPEQLWQIDQLTDGTYRIMPKLVPQSKDRLALVSLGDSTPTLAKFNMDSDNSKWNFKTYLGLK; the protein is encoded by the coding sequence ATGCCAATTCAAAATATAATTAAATTAAGATTAGCACTTATTATAACGTTGTTTACGCTTTGTTCAACAAGGCAGCTTACTGCACAGGTAGGAAAACCCTTTATACACGATCCGTCAACGATTACAGCGTGTGATGGAAAGTACTATACCTTTGGCACACGCGGCGGCGGTCTGATATCAGCAGATGGCTGGACCTGGAACCCGGGCGCGGAAAGGCCAGGCGGCGGTGCTGCACCTGATGTAGTGAAAATAGGTGACCGTTTCCTGGTTGTATATGGTGAAACTGGCGGAGGCTTAGGCGGCGGACATAACGGGAAAATACTCACTATGTGGAACAAAACACTCGATCCTAAATCACCTGATTTTAAGTACTCGCAGCCAGTGGTAGTGGCTTCATCTGATGGTTTAGAAGATAATGACGCTATAGATCCCGGCTTGCTGTTAGATCCTAAAGATGGCCGGCTCTGGTTATCCTATGGTACTTACTTTGGTTTTATTCGTTTGATTGAATTAGACCCTCGCACCGGAATGCGTAAAGCAGGTAACAAGTCGATCAATATTGCAATCGATTGCGAAGCTACTGACTTAATCTATCAGGATGGCTGGTACTACTTGCTGGGTACGCATGGCACATGCTGTGATGGTGCAAATTCCACCTATAATATTGTGGTTGGCCGATCAAGAAAGGTAACCGGTCCTTACCTCGACAATGTAGGGCGTGATATGCTGAAAGGCGGGGGTAAAATGGTTCTGGCTGCCGGTAGCCGGCTTATTGGCCCTGGGCATTTCGGGCGCATAGTTCAGGAAAACGGCGTTCAAAAAATGTCTTGCCATTATGAGGCCGACTTGGATCAAAGTGGCCGTAGTGTATTAGGTATACGCCCTTTACTATGGAAAAACGGATGGCCTGTTGCCGGCAACAACTTTAAAGAAGGAACTTATGAGATAGAATCAGAAAGAAGGGGATACGCGCTTGAATTAGGCGTTGATTTTGTACGTATGTCGGGCGGCATGCGCAGACCGGACCGCGACGCTGATGAACCGGTTAAACCGGTTCCGCCACAGGAGCTGGCGGATGTACTTAATACCTGGCCAACTGGCAACATTAATGTACGGACAGGCGATTACATGCATCGCCCGCATCAGCAATGGACCATTCAAGCGGTTCCGGGTGCTGGTGGATATTTAGGAGCACCTTATTATAAAATAATTATAACTGGTACAGAGAGAGCTCTTGCCGCAACTGCAGAAGCCGAGGTAGTAACGGTTCCGTCATTTACCGGGGCACCTGAGCAACTCTGGCAGATCGATCAGCTCACCGATGGCACTTACCGGATCATGCCTAAACTGGTGCCTCAGTCAAAAGACAGACTGGCATTGGTTTCTTTGGGTGATAGCACTCCAACACTTGCCAAATTCAATATGGATAGTGATAATTCTAAATGGAATTTCAAAACATATCTCGGCCTGAAATAA
- a CDS encoding RagB/SusD family nutrient uptake outer membrane protein, with translation MKRKYIYVGILAAGIATTGVIVSCNKELDTANQNKPTNNTYFSSASEIEASTNAIYSAWKGFNLVAREWFFLHDLRSDDVASGGPQLEAPRRQILLGVTDPSNPVMNSVWNSLYVVINRANTVLDYAPRATDNAAVVNRCVAEAKFLRGWAYYELASQWGSVPIYTKTAASPTDVQPKSPQAAVFAQAVKDLQDAAAVLPGKSATALGRATKGAAYAMLGRTLLQTGDYAGAKAALLNIPTSGADGYALTDRYLDNFEEETEFNKESILEVIFVDKGNNNFNWGSGTGDGSTAELTTIRNQEYNPVAWRNLIPSDRVLNEYENTLTGAAKNDPRYGYSIYQSGDTYNKGQSVLTDGDQGGESSKLRGNTVKASWRKFMIIYKESKDAAGFHPGGNNQRIIRYAEVLLMLAECELETGNLSNAVSYLNQVRSRASVAMPSYPTAQYPVTTKTDVIKALLHEKSAELAGEEIRNIDILRWRKKGYFTTEPLSWYTPAKEFLPIPQSELDNNPKLQ, from the coding sequence ATGAAAAGAAAATATATTTATGTGGGGATATTGGCAGCCGGGATTGCCACAACAGGAGTAATTGTTTCTTGTAATAAGGAGCTTGATACAGCCAATCAAAATAAACCAACCAATAATACTTATTTTAGTAGTGCCAGCGAGATCGAAGCAAGTACAAATGCTATTTATTCTGCCTGGAAAGGGTTTAACTTAGTTGCCCGCGAATGGTTCTTTCTTCATGATTTGCGCAGTGATGATGTAGCCAGTGGCGGTCCGCAACTGGAAGCCCCCCGCAGGCAAATATTACTGGGCGTTACTGACCCCTCTAACCCGGTCATGAATTCGGTATGGAATTCGCTTTACGTAGTAATTAACAGAGCTAATACTGTATTAGATTACGCACCCCGTGCAACCGATAATGCTGCTGTTGTGAACAGGTGTGTGGCCGAAGCTAAGTTTTTACGTGGCTGGGCTTACTACGAGTTGGCCAGCCAATGGGGTAGCGTGCCTATTTACACAAAAACTGCTGCATCGCCTACAGATGTACAGCCAAAATCGCCGCAAGCCGCCGTATTTGCACAAGCGGTTAAAGACTTGCAGGACGCTGCAGCTGTATTGCCCGGCAAATCGGCTACAGCTTTAGGCCGCGCTACCAAAGGGGCTGCCTATGCCATGTTAGGCAGAACATTATTGCAAACCGGAGATTATGCCGGTGCAAAAGCTGCACTTTTAAATATTCCAACCAGTGGCGCAGATGGTTACGCACTTACTGACAGGTACTTAGATAATTTTGAGGAAGAAACGGAATTTAATAAAGAGTCTATCCTCGAAGTTATATTTGTTGATAAGGGGAACAATAATTTTAACTGGGGTAGCGGTACTGGTGATGGCTCTACTGCCGAGTTAACTACTATCCGTAACCAGGAATATAACCCGGTGGCCTGGCGTAACCTTATACCCTCAGACAGAGTACTTAACGAGTACGAGAATACGCTTACCGGCGCAGCTAAAAATGATCCGCGGTATGGTTACAGCATTTACCAGTCCGGTGATACCTATAACAAGGGGCAATCTGTATTAACAGATGGCGACCAGGGCGGTGAAAGTTCGAAACTGCGTGGCAACACCGTTAAGGCCAGCTGGCGCAAGTTTATGATCATCTACAAGGAGAGTAAAGATGCAGCCGGTTTTCACCCGGGCGGTAACAATCAGCGCATCATCCGTTACGCCGAGGTGCTGTTAATGCTGGCCGAGTGTGAATTGGAAACGGGTAACCTTAGTAATGCCGTAAGTTATTTAAACCAGGTTAGGAGCAGGGCCAGTGTAGCTATGCCAAGCTATCCAACCGCTCAATATCCGGTTACTACCAAAACTGATGTAATTAAGGCTTTATTGCATGAAAAATCAGCAGAATTAGCCGGCGAAGAAATTCGTAATATTGACATATTACGTTGGAGAAAGAAAGGGTATTTTACAACTGAGCCTCTTTCATGGTATACACCGGCCAAAGAGTTTTTGCCTATTCCGCAATCTGAACTTGATAACAACCCGAAATTACAGTAA
- a CDS encoding VCBS repeat-containing protein, with translation MQKLYFTLLIVAFLGACKQQHKPTLFEQIPASQSGIHFKNLITENDSINPLDNAYVYNGGGVGIGDFNNDGLPDIYFTGNMVANKLYINKGNFKFEDVTARAGVDGKGRWGRGIAVIDINNDGLLDLYVCNSLVKDSLKRQNLLYINTGVDKNGVPQFQEQAKAYGLDIRAHSTMASFFDYDNDGKLDVYITVNEPDASYYANNFRPVVKNGSSPSTGRLYKNVWNAQLKHPVYENVSAKAGILIEGYGHAATVVDINRDGWKDIYVTNDFLSSNILYINNQNGTFTDKAKEYFKHTSFNAMGQDIQDINNDGLADVFELDMSPEDNYRKKMMLMPNSYQTFQLMDHYGYQYQYVRNTLQLNQGPRVNGNDSVGSPAFSEIGFMSGVAETDWSWAPLVTDFDNDGYRDIIVTNGYPKDVTDHDFITFRENPYSTASKQKLIAQIPSVKIHNYGFKNKGDLTFANVSDAWGMNLPSFSNGAAYADLDNDGALDMIVNNINDEALIYRNTAHAAGKNASHYLQIKFTGDGSNINGLGAWADIYYNNGQHQVYENNPYRGYLSSIQNMAHFGLGKTTKLDSVVICWPNNKKQVLRNVKANQVLKVNIRNAAQAYDMQLPLKASSALFTDVTHTAGITYKHTDEDFVDFNIQKLLPHKFSEYSPGLAVGDVDGNGLDDIIVGGNTTAPAQMLLQQASGKFIQKGLSSNDKTTEKPWKDAGILVFDANADGKPDIYIASGGYEQAASSTSYQDRLLINDGKGGFTLTTNALPANYTSKLCVRAVDFNKDGKLDLFVSGRVEPWAYPKPVSSILLRNDSQNGLTRFTDVTSTVAPALTNAGLVCDALFTDYDNDNWPDLILAGEWMPVTFLRNNKGKFENTTASTGINNQVGWWNTIAAGDFRHTGLTDYIVGNAGLNSFFKASDQYPVGIIAKDMDKRGRLDAFMSLYLPAPDGSKKEYPANVREDAVKQLISLRKRFTNYKSYALATMDELLTPEQSKDALRLKANMLQSAYLRNNGNGKFTIIPLPKQAQVSVLNGMSVDDYDGDGNLDVIMNGNDYGTDVAVGRYDAFNGLMLKGDGKGSFKPLSILQSGIYIAGNGKALVKLQGSNGKYMLAASQNKDALKLFALKKKVQLIKPQALELSAVINYKNGLTAKQELYYGSSFLSQSARFVSADSNVASITFTQGNGTSRVVKLK, from the coding sequence ATGCAAAAACTTTACTTTACTTTATTAATAGTAGCTTTTTTAGGGGCATGTAAACAGCAGCACAAGCCCACTCTGTTTGAGCAAATACCTGCCTCTCAGTCGGGTATTCATTTTAAAAATCTTATTACCGAAAATGATTCTATCAACCCGCTCGATAATGCCTATGTGTACAACGGCGGCGGTGTTGGTATAGGCGATTTTAACAACGATGGCCTGCCCGATATTTATTTCACCGGCAACATGGTAGCCAATAAACTTTATATCAATAAAGGCAATTTTAAATTTGAAGATGTTACCGCCCGGGCTGGTGTGGATGGTAAGGGCCGTTGGGGAAGAGGTATAGCGGTGATAGACATTAATAACGACGGGTTACTTGACCTGTATGTATGCAATTCGTTGGTGAAAGATTCACTCAAAAGGCAAAACCTGCTGTATATAAATACAGGCGTTGACAAAAACGGCGTTCCTCAGTTTCAAGAGCAAGCCAAAGCATACGGCTTAGATATCAGGGCGCACTCTACGATGGCCAGCTTTTTTGATTATGATAACGACGGCAAATTAGATGTGTACATTACCGTGAATGAGCCCGATGCATCTTATTATGCCAATAACTTTAGGCCGGTAGTTAAAAACGGCAGTAGCCCCAGCACAGGCCGGTTGTATAAAAATGTTTGGAATGCACAACTCAAACACCCGGTTTACGAAAATGTATCGGCTAAAGCAGGTATACTGATTGAAGGGTATGGCCATGCGGCTACCGTGGTTGATATTAATCGTGACGGCTGGAAAGACATTTATGTAACCAACGATTTTTTATCGTCGAACATTCTGTACATCAATAATCAAAATGGCACCTTTACCGACAAGGCGAAGGAGTACTTTAAGCATACCTCGTTCAATGCGATGGGGCAAGATATTCAGGATATTAATAACGATGGCCTGGCCGACGTATTTGAGCTGGATATGAGTCCTGAAGATAATTACCGTAAAAAAATGATGCTGATGCCCAATAGCTATCAAACATTTCAGTTAATGGATCATTACGGCTATCAGTATCAATACGTTCGCAATACGCTTCAACTAAACCAAGGGCCAAGGGTAAACGGAAATGATTCTGTAGGCAGTCCGGCTTTTAGCGAGATTGGTTTTATGAGCGGGGTTGCCGAAACTGATTGGAGTTGGGCTCCATTAGTGACCGATTTTGACAATGATGGTTACCGCGATATTATCGTGACTAACGGTTATCCTAAAGATGTAACCGATCACGACTTTATAACTTTCAGAGAAAATCCTTACTCTACGGCTTCAAAACAAAAACTGATAGCGCAAATTCCTTCTGTAAAAATTCACAACTACGGTTTCAAAAACAAGGGCGATCTCACCTTCGCCAATGTTTCGGATGCCTGGGGCATGAATCTGCCTTCGTTTTCAAACGGGGCGGCCTACGCAGATCTGGATAACGATGGCGCTTTAGATATGATCGTGAACAACATCAATGATGAAGCGCTTATTTATAGAAATACGGCCCATGCTGCAGGCAAAAATGCATCACATTACCTGCAAATAAAATTTACCGGCGATGGTAGTAACATTAACGGGTTAGGCGCATGGGCTGATATATATTACAACAACGGTCAGCACCAGGTTTATGAAAACAACCCTTATCGCGGCTACCTGTCTTCTATACAAAATATGGCGCATTTTGGCTTGGGTAAAACTACCAAACTGGATTCGGTTGTCATTTGCTGGCCCAACAATAAAAAGCAGGTACTGCGCAATGTAAAGGCTAATCAGGTACTTAAAGTAAACATCAGGAATGCTGCCCAGGCTTATGATATGCAGCTACCACTTAAAGCGTCTTCAGCTTTATTTACCGATGTAACACATACTGCAGGTATCACCTACAAACACACTGACGAAGATTTTGTGGATTTTAATATTCAAAAGCTGTTACCGCACAAGTTTTCTGAATATAGCCCTGGTCTTGCTGTTGGCGATGTAGATGGTAATGGTTTAGATGATATTATTGTAGGCGGCAACACCACTGCACCTGCTCAAATGCTGTTACAACAGGCCAGCGGTAAGTTTATACAAAAGGGCTTATCATCAAATGATAAGACAACCGAAAAGCCATGGAAGGACGCCGGAATATTAGTGTTTGACGCCAATGCCGACGGTAAGCCCGACATATACATAGCCAGTGGAGGCTATGAGCAGGCTGCGAGTAGCACATCTTATCAAGACAGGCTATTGATTAATGACGGCAAAGGCGGCTTCACTTTAACAACAAACGCCTTGCCGGCTAATTACACCAGTAAGCTTTGCGTGCGTGCGGTTGATTTTAATAAAGATGGTAAGCTTGACCTGTTCGTATCGGGCAGGGTAGAACCATGGGCTTATCCCAAGCCTGTTTCGAGTATATTGCTGAGAAATGATAGCCAGAATGGGCTAACAAGGTTTACAGATGTTACCTCAACGGTGGCACCTGCTTTGACTAACGCAGGCTTGGTTTGCGATGCTTTGTTTACCGATTATGATAATGATAACTGGCCCGATCTTATCCTGGCCGGCGAGTGGATGCCGGTAACGTTTTTAAGAAATAATAAAGGTAAGTTCGAAAATACAACTGCATCTACAGGCATAAACAACCAGGTAGGCTGGTGGAACACCATTGCCGCTGGCGATTTCAGACATACGGGCCTTACGGATTACATTGTGGGGAATGCCGGTTTAAATTCGTTTTTTAAAGCCAGCGACCAATATCCGGTAGGCATTATTGCTAAGGATATGGACAAACGCGGCCGCCTGGATGCCTTTATGTCTTTATACTTGCCCGCGCCCGATGGTAGCAAAAAAGAATACCCGGCCAACGTGCGCGAGGATGCTGTAAAACAGCTAATCAGCTTACGTAAGCGCTTTACCAATTACAAATCATATGCCTTGGCAACTATGGATGAGTTGCTTACGCCCGAGCAAAGCAAAGACGCATTACGATTGAAAGCTAATATGCTGCAATCTGCTTATTTACGTAACAACGGTAACGGCAAATTTACCATTATACCACTACCCAAACAGGCGCAAGTATCTGTATTAAATGGGATGTCGGTTGATGATTATGATGGCGACGGTAACCTGGATGTAATTATGAATGGTAACGATTATGGCACTGATGTAGCTGTTGGCCGCTATGATGCATTTAACGGCTTAATGCTTAAAGGTGATGGTAAAGGTAGTTTTAAGCCATTATCTATTCTGCAAAGCGGTATCTATATTGCGGGTAATGGCAAAGCGCTGGTAAAATTACAGGGCAGTAATGGCAAGTACATGCTGGCCGCCAGTCAAAACAAGGATGCCTTAAAGCTATTTGCACTCAAAAAAAAGGTACAGTTAATTAAACCGCAGGCTTTAGAGTTAAGCGCAGTTATTAACTACAAAAATGGGCTAACAGCAAAGCAGGAGTTATACTACGGCTCTTCTTTCTTGTCGCAATCGGCCAGGTTTGTAAGTGCAGATAGTAACGTAGCCAGTATAACGTTTACTCAGGGCAACGGTACGTCAAGGGTTGTAAAATTAAAATAA
- a CDS encoding TonB-dependent receptor, whose translation MKLCLPLIGLISLTTADATIAAPVTPLTSQNQKMAVPVTGVVTDETGKALVGVTVRVKGTAGGQTTDDNGRFRINAPSANSTLVISYVGYASQEVALGGRTEITVQLKQATSGSLSEVVVVGYGSQRRATVTGAISSVSAATVTILPVAGIDQALQGRVAGLNVTNNGSPGSAPLVTIRGISSVSFASDPLYVVDGFPLTTGLQQYDAKDIERVDVLKDASTAAIYGSRATNGVIIVTTKKGSRNGKVNVTLDSYAGVQSPIKKLDLLNTDQYLQYAKNLGVYGSIDRFKPANFNAPIYAGANQTYAQTNTDWQDEYFIKNALLTGSNVGLSGGNDVSRFHTSAGYFKQNGIAQALNFERLNYRINSDHIISKVFTFGQNLYTSVSHQRYDPTLAANRTSIINLLRMPPYIPVYDPTKVGGFQGPISSFDGSDPINPIETALVGNNRINSFNLLGSAYLDVNILSSLKFRSTFGVNYLNNSTYNYTPIFFDGGTGVSTSASVGYRRQSTLVKLFTQQLNYDKTFDKHHLGATAVFETQSLNYNNQVETGNQSTNLIKTLTGATNIGADNSVESNFLTSYVGRVNYDYAGKYLFQASIRRDGLSIWAPGKKYANFPAASVGWKLDQEDFLKSSKTVSELKLRASYGETGINPNSLGNYPYLAPVQANAAVYAFGNALTPNSSYIDGITNPNLEWEKTKQLNVGVDFGILRNKFTLTAELFRRQTDNLMIVVPTANSLGFLGSGTLDNAGGMRNTGVELQLGYHKNTGDFKYDVTALVSAIRNKVLFLNTASASIPSGNDPDLGGGDAFTNTRAGESVQYFYGWVTDGIFQNAAQIASSPTQANAAPGDIKFKDISGPNGVPDGVIDNFDRTRLGSFLPKFTYSLNYSASYKNFDASVFFQGVEGNKILNTPRIILEGMSRLFNAGTNVLNAWTPSNTNTDMPRAVNGDPNRNGRISSRWIENGSYLRLKNVIVGYTLPTSALTSVSKSTIKRLRVFVSSTNLLTFTGYKGYDPEIGSKNGTLTNGVDFGQYPSARSFQFGIQAGF comes from the coding sequence ATGAAATTATGCCTCCCGCTCATCGGGCTAATTTCACTTACTACTGCGGATGCAACAATTGCTGCTCCGGTAACACCACTAACATCACAGAATCAGAAGATGGCGGTACCGGTTACTGGTGTAGTTACAGATGAAACCGGTAAGGCACTTGTGGGGGTAACCGTAAGAGTTAAAGGTACTGCCGGCGGTCAAACTACCGATGATAATGGCCGTTTCCGTATCAATGCCCCGTCGGCCAACAGTACCTTAGTAATAAGCTACGTAGGTTACGCCAGTCAGGAAGTAGCTCTTGGTGGCCGTACAGAAATTACAGTTCAATTAAAACAGGCAACATCAGGTTCTTTAAGTGAAGTTGTGGTGGTAGGGTACGGTTCACAACGCAGAGCTACCGTAACAGGTGCCATATCATCAGTTAGTGCAGCAACGGTTACCATATTGCCCGTAGCTGGTATTGACCAGGCTTTGCAGGGCAGAGTTGCCGGTTTAAATGTTACCAACAACGGATCGCCGGGCAGTGCCCCTTTGGTTACTATTCGTGGTATCAGTTCAGTAAGTTTTGCTTCCGATCCGTTGTATGTAGTTGACGGCTTTCCGTTAACCACCGGCTTGCAACAGTATGATGCTAAAGACATTGAACGCGTAGACGTTTTAAAAGATGCGAGTACTGCAGCCATTTACGGCTCAAGAGCCACCAACGGTGTTATTATCGTAACTACCAAAAAAGGTTCGCGCAACGGCAAAGTAAATGTTACGCTCGATTCTTACGCAGGTGTACAAAGCCCGATCAAAAAGTTAGATTTATTAAACACCGATCAGTACCTGCAATACGCCAAAAACTTAGGCGTTTACGGGAGCATTGATCGTTTTAAACCGGCTAACTTTAATGCGCCTATATATGCCGGTGCCAACCAAACTTATGCACAAACCAATACCGACTGGCAAGATGAGTATTTTATAAAAAATGCTTTGTTAACAGGCAGTAATGTGGGCTTAAGCGGTGGTAATGATGTTTCGCGGTTTCACACTTCTGCGGGTTACTTCAAACAAAATGGTATTGCGCAGGCACTTAATTTTGAGCGTTTAAATTACCGAATCAATTCTGATCATATCATTAGTAAGGTATTTACTTTTGGCCAAAACCTTTACACCTCGGTAAGTCATCAACGTTATGATCCTACGCTTGCGGCCAATCGTACGTCAATCATCAACTTACTGAGAATGCCACCTTATATTCCGGTTTATGACCCTACTAAGGTAGGTGGTTTTCAGGGGCCTATAAGCAGCTTTGACGGTTCAGATCCTATTAACCCTATTGAAACAGCTTTGGTTGGTAATAACCGTATTAACTCTTTCAACTTATTAGGATCTGCTTATTTAGACGTTAATATACTTTCATCACTAAAATTCAGATCTACATTCGGAGTTAATTATTTAAATAACTCTACTTATAATTACACCCCTATATTTTTCGACGGTGGTACTGGTGTATCAACCAGTGCATCGGTAGGTTATCGCAGGCAGTCAACATTGGTTAAATTATTCACTCAGCAACTGAACTACGATAAAACATTTGATAAGCATCATTTGGGTGCAACCGCGGTTTTCGAAACACAATCGTTAAACTATAATAATCAGGTTGAAACTGGTAACCAGTCTACCAACTTAATTAAAACCTTAACAGGTGCTACTAATATTGGAGCTGATAACAGCGTTGAAAGCAACTTTTTAACCTCCTATGTAGGTCGTGTTAATTACGATTATGCAGGTAAATACCTCTTTCAGGCATCAATACGCAGAGATGGTTTATCAATATGGGCTCCGGGAAAGAAATATGCTAACTTCCCTGCAGCATCAGTAGGTTGGAAATTAGATCAGGAAGATTTCTTAAAAAGCAGTAAAACCGTATCCGAGCTAAAGTTAAGAGCAAGTTATGGCGAAACCGGTATCAATCCCAACTCATTAGGTAATTACCCTTACCTGGCACCGGTTCAGGCCAATGCCGCCGTTTATGCGTTCGGTAATGCATTAACACCAAATTCATCTTACATTGATGGTATAACTAATCCAAATTTGGAATGGGAAAAAACCAAACAGTTAAACGTAGGTGTTGATTTTGGTATCTTAAGAAACAAGTTTACCTTAACCGCAGAGTTGTTCAGGCGGCAGACCGATAACTTAATGATTGTTGTTCCAACTGCGAACAGCTTAGGCTTTTTAGGGTCTGGAACATTAGATAACGCCGGCGGTATGCGCAACACTGGTGTGGAGCTACAGTTAGGTTACCACAAAAATACGGGCGATTTTAAATATGATGTTACCGCTTTAGTAAGCGCTATTCGTAATAAAGTACTGTTTTTAAACACTGCAAGCGCATCTATCCCATCAGGAAACGACCCTGACTTAGGTGGTGGTGATGCATTTACCAACACCAGGGCAGGCGAAAGCGTGCAATATTTTTATGGTTGGGTTACCGATGGTATTTTCCAGAATGCTGCACAAATAGCTTCAAGTCCAACTCAGGCAAATGCAGCGCCCGGCGACATCAAATTTAAAGATATAAGCGGTCCAAACGGAGTTCCGGATGGTGTAATTGATAATTTCGACCGTACCAGGTTGGGTAGCTTCTTGCCTAAATTCACGTATTCGCTTAACTATTCAGCCTCTTACAAAAACTTCGATGCTTCAGTGTTTTTTCAGGGTGTAGAGGGCAATAAAATACTCAACACTCCAAGAATTATATTGGAGGGAATGTCGAGGTTGTTTAACGCCGGAACCAATGTGTTAAACGCCTGGACACCAAGCAATACCAACACCGATATGCCACGCGCTGTAAACGGAGACCCTAACCGTAATGGCAGGATATCATCTCGTTGGATCGAAAATGGTTCGTACCTGCGCCTGAAAAACGTGATAGTAGGTTACACCTTGCCTACCAGTGCCTTAACATCAGTGAGCAAGTCAACCATTAAACGTTTAAGAGTATTTGTTTCATCAACCAACCTGCTCACTTTTACCGGCTACAAAGGCTACGATCCTGAAATTGGTTCAAAGAACGGAACCTTGACCAATGGTGTTGATTTTGGACAATACCCGTCTGCTCGCTCGTTCCAATTTGGTATACAAGCTGGATTTTAA